The Xanthomonas sp. DAR 80977 nucleotide sequence ATCATCAGGTCGAGCTGGTCTTCGTCCTCGGCGAACGGGGCGAGGATGCCCAGGCCGAGCACGAAGCCGTCCAGCAGCACGTACATCAGCACGCCGAACCCGATCACCCCGAACCAGATCACCGGCAGCACGGTGGCCATGTCCATCAGCGCGTCTCCTCGAGGTCGTCGCCGGCCGCCGAGATCGGCCGCGCCGGCGTCTTGTCGCCATCGTGCAGTTGCGGCTCGGGCTCGTGCGGCAACGGTCCCCTGCGCAGCATCTTCAGGATGTACCAGCCGCCGAAGCCGAACACGAAGGCGTAGGCGGCCACGTACACGCCCAGCGACACCCACACCATCGCCGGGCTGATCGCGCTGCCCGCATCGCTGGTGCGCAGCAGCCCGTAGATCACGTACGGCTGGCGCCCGATCTCGGTGACGAACCAGCCCGCCAGCAAGGCCACGAACCCGGCCGGCAGCATCGCGTTCCAGGCCAGGTGCAGCCAACGCCGCCGCAACAGCGTGCCGCGCCACCAGAACCACAGCGACACGAACGCCAGCAACAGCATCGCCATGCCCAATCCGACCATGATCCGGAACGCGTAGAACACCGGCTTCACCGGCGGCCGCTCGTCGGCGCGCACCGAAGTCAGCGGCGCGATCTCGCCGTCCAGGGTGTGGGTCAGGATCAGGCTGCCCACGCGCGGGATCTTGACCTCGTAGTCGTTGCGTTCGGCCTGCTCGTTGGGCACCGCGAACAGCACCAGCGGCACGCCGGCGCCGGGCGCCTCGCGCTGCCAGTGCGCCTCCATCGCCGCCACCTTGATCGGCTGGTGCTCGAGCGTGTTCAGGCCATGCGCATCGCCGGCGGCGATCTGCAGGGGCACCGCGATCGCGGCGAACGCCACCGCCAGCTTCAGCATCCGCCCCGCCACCTGCACGTGCACGCCGCGGCGCAGGTACCAGCCACTGACCCCGCCGATCACGAAGCAGGTGGTGATGAACGCGGCCAGCACCATGTGCGCCAGCCGGTACGGGAACGAGGGGTTGAAGATCACCTCGCGCCAGCTGGCCGGCTGGAACACGCCATCGACGATGGCGTAGCCGGCCGGCGTGTGCAGCCAGCTGTTGGCCGACAGGATCCAGAACGTGGAGATCAGCGTGCCGACCGCGACCAGGCAGGTGGACAGGAAATGCAGCTTCTCCGGCACCTTGCGCCAGCCGAACAGCATCACGCCGAGGAACGAGGCCTCCAGGAAGAACGCGGTCAGCACCTCGTAGCTGAGCAGCGGGCCGAGGATGTTGCCGGCGCGCTCGCTGAGCACCGACCAGTTGGTGCCGAACTGGAAGCTCATCACGATGCCGCTGACCACGCCCATGCCGAACGACACCGCGAAGATCTTCAGCCAGAAGAAATACAGGTCGCGCCACAGCGTGTCGCGGGTGCGCAGCCAGCGCCATTCCAGGAACGCCAGCCAGCTCGACAGGCCGATGGTGAAGGCCGGGAACAACACGTGGAAACTGATGACGAATCCGAACTGGATACGCGAGAGCAGCACTGCGTCCATGGACGTCGCTCGTGAAACCGTAACTGGCCGCCATTGTTGGCCCAGCCGGGAGAAATTGCGTGTGACGTCTTGTCGCAGGGGGGCCGGGATTGGGGATTCGGGATTGGGGATTCGCAGCGGCTTTTCGCGTTTGCCAATCCCCAATCCCGAATCCCCAATCCCGGCCCCTCCATGACCAACGGCGCAGTCGCCGCCGCGCCGCGGCTGCTACCCTCGCCGCTTGCCCGTTCGTCCGGAATCCAGATGCGTCGCGTTCCCCTGTGCCTTGTGTTGCTGTCCCTGTCCTGCCTGGCGCCGCTGGCCGCCGCGCAGGAAGCCGCCGCCCCGTTGACCATCGAGCAGGCGATGGCCGATCCGGACTGGATCGGGCCGCCGGTCGAGGCGGCATGGTGGGCCTGGGACGGGCGCCAGGTGCAGTACCAGCTCAAGCGTGCCGGCAGCCCGGTGCGCGACACCTACCGGCAGGGCGTCGATGGCGCCGCCGCGCAGCGCGTCGAGGACACCCAGCGCAGCACCCTGGATGCGGCCGATCCGGTCTACGACGCGGCGCGCCAGCGCATGCTGTTCGTGCGCAACGGCGACGTGTTCCTGCGCGACCTGCGCAGCGGCGCGCTGACCCAGCTGACCCGCAGCAACGAGGCCGCGGCGCGCCCGCAGTTCACCACCGACGGCGGCGCGCTGTGGCGGGTCGGCAACGACTGGTACCGCTGGAGCGCCGGCGGCGGCACGCTGCAGGCCGCGGTGCTCAAGGCCGAGCGCGACCCCGATGCCGCGCCCAAGCCCGATGCGCTGCGCGAGCAGCAACTGCGCACCCTGGAAACCCTGGCCCGCGACCGCGCGCAGCGCGACCTGGCGCGGCAGCAGGAGCAGGCCTGGCGCCGCGCCGACGGCAGCCGCGCGCCGGCGCCGGTGTACCTGGGCGAGGACGTGGCGATCGACGACAGCGCGCTGTCGCCGGACGGCCGCCACCTGCTGGTGGTGACCCATGCCAAGGGCGGCGACGAAGGCCGCGACGGCAAGATGCCCAAGTACGTCACCGAATCCGGCTACGAGGAATTCCAGGAAACCCGCACCCGCGTCGGCCGCAATCCGCCGCTGGCGCAGACGCTGTGGCTGGTCGACGTGGCTGCCGGCAGCGCGCGCAAGCTCGACGCGGGCGCCCTGCCCGGCATCGATGCCGATCCGCTGGCGGCGCTGCGCAAGGCAGCCAAACAGGAGCCGCTGAAGGGACCGCGCGCGGTCCGCGTGGAGACCGACGGCGACGGCACCGGCGCGGCGATCCACTGGAGCGCCGACGGCCGCAATGTCGCGGTGCTGCTGCGCGCGGTGGACAACAAGGACCGCTGGATCGCCAGCGTGGACCTGGACAAGGCCACCTTGCAGAACCGCCACCGCCTCACCGATGCGGCCTGGATCGGCTGGAACTTCAACGACTTCGGCTGGCTGGCCGACAACCAGACGCTGTGGCTGCTGTCCGAGCAGTCCGGCTACTCGCACCTGTACACCCAGCGCGGCACCGATAAGCCGCGGCAGCGCACCTCCGGCAAGTGGGAAGTCTCCGCACCGGTCGCCACGGCCGACGGCCAGGGCTTCCTGTTCCTGTGCAACCGCAAGTGGCCGGGCGACTACGAGGTGTGCAAGCTCGACCTGCGCGACGACCGCGTCAGCGAACTGACCGCGCTCGACGGCGTGGAGGACTTCGCCCTGTCGCCGGACGGCCAGCAGCTGCTGGTGCGCTATTCCGGCAGCTACCTGCCGCCGCAGCTGGCGGTGCTGCCGGTGGCCGGCGGCAGCGCGCGCGTCCTGACCGACACGCGCAGCGCCGCGTTCAAGGCGCGCGACTGGATCCAGCCGCAGTACGTGCAGGTGCCGTCCAGGCACGGCGCCGGCGTGGTCTGGGGCAAGTACTACGGCCCGCGGCATCCCGAGCCCGGCAAGCGCTACCCGATCGTGATGTTCGTGCACGGCGCCGGCTACCTGCAGAACGTGTCGGCGCGCTACACCCCGTACTTCCGCGAGCAGATGTTCCACAACCTGCTGGTGCAGAAGGGCTACGTGGTGCTCGACCTGGACTACCGCGCCAGCGCCGGCTACGGCCGCGACTGGCGCACCGCGATCTACCGCAACATGGGCCATCCGGAACTGGAGGACTACCTGGACGGCCTGGACTGGCTGGTCGCCGACAAGCAGGGCGACCGCGACCGCGCCGGCATCTACGGCGGCTCCTATGGCGGCTTCATGACCTACATGGCGCTGTTCCGCAGCCCCGGCACGTTCAAGGCCGGCGCCGCGCTGCGCCCGGTCGGCGACTGGACCCAGTACAACCACGAATACACCGCCAACATCCTCAACACCCCGGAACTGGACCCGGAGGCCTACCGCGCCTCCTCGCCGATCGAATACGCCGCCGGCCTGCGCGACCACCTGCTGATCGCCCACGGCATGATCGACGACAACGTGTTCTTCCGCGATTCGGTCAGCATGAGCCAGAAGCTGATCGAACTGCACAAGGACAACTGGGAGATCGCTCCGTACCCGCTGGAACGGCACGGCTTCACCCGCGCCGACTCGTGGCTGGACGAGTACAAGCGGGTGCTGAAGCTGTTCGAGCAGCAGTTGAAGTAGCCCTGCTCGCGGCAAACCGCCCTGCTCCCTGCAGGAGCGGTTTCAACCGCGACAGCCGCAACGGAGAGATCGAGGGCGCCCGCGGCGGTCGGGGTTGAAACCCCTCCTGCAGCGCAGCGCACAAGCCGTCCTGCTCCTTGCAGGAGCGGTTTCAACCGCGACAGAGAGCGGAAAGAGGGAGGGCTTCGGCAGCCATCGGGGTTGAAAACCCTCCTGCAGCGCACCCGGCAAGTCATTTTGCTCACTGCAGGAGCGGTTTCGACCGCGACAGAAGCAGTGGGAGATCGAAGGCCTCGGCGATCATCAGGGTCGACACCATTCCTGCGTTTCGCACCCCGGCTTGCGCCGCCGGCAACGCCCCCTATCCTTGCCGGATGTTTCGCGGCGCCACCGCACCGCCCACCGAAGGACCGCCGATGCCGCCCCCGCCCCTGCCCGTTGCGCGCAACCCGATGATCGATTCGATGGCGAAGATCTCGCTGGTGGTCGGCGTGGTCTGGCTGCTGTATGCGCTGGGCCAGTTGGCGGTGCTGGCGCTGCTGCCCGATGGCGCGATCGAACAGGTGGTATTGCGCATCGGGGTGACGCTGCCGCCGCTGCTGCAATGGTGCCTGGACCACAGGCTCGCCCTGTCGGCGCTGTCGGCCTTGCTGGCGTTGCTGTGCAGCGCCGCGGCCTGGGGACTGCTGCTGCGGCGCGAATGGGCGCGGCTGGGCTTCGTGATCTTCCTGGTCGTCACCGCCCTGGCCAACTTCGCCAGCCTGCCGCTGCTGTGGCAGTTCTTCGGCGCGATGCACCAGGTATTGCCGGAAGCGATGCGGCAGACCGCCGAAGGCGCGCAGCTGCTCGGTCAGTTGCAGACCGGGCGCACGATCAGCATCGCCACCGCCGCGGCGACCGCGCTGGTGTTCGCCGCGCTGCACGGCTGGATCGTCTACCTGCTGTACCGGCCGGCGATCCGCGCCGAATTCCGCGCCTGAGCGGCCGCGCGCGCCGCACGGCACCCGCGGCGGACCTGTCGCGCGATAATGCGGCCTGCGCCCGACCTGCCGCCCCGCGGCGGCGCCCGGCGCCTCCCCCGCCGCTTGCAACCAGACCGCCCCATGACCGAGTTCGACCGAGTACGCGACTACCTGACCGGCCTGCAGGACCGCATCTGCGCCGCCATCGAGGCCGCCGACGGCCGCGCCCGCTTCGCCGAGGACCTGTGGCAGCGGGCCGAGGGTGGCGGCGGGCGCACCCGCATCCTGCGCGACGGCGCGCTGTTCGAGCAGGCCGGGATCGGCTTCTCCGACGTGTCCGGCACGCGCCTGCCGCCCTCGGCCAGCGTCAACCGGCCGGAGCTGGCCGGTGCCTCGTGGCGCGCCACCGGCGTGTCGCTGGTGTTCCACCCGCACAGCCCGTACCTGCCCACCACCCATGCCAACGTGCGCTTCTTCCGCGCCGAGCGCGACGGCCAGACCGTGGCCTGGTGGTTCGGCGGCGGCTTCGACCTGACCCCGTACTACCCGTTCGACGAGGACGTGCACCACTGGCACCGCACCGCGCAGGCGCTGTGCGCGCCGTTCGGCGCGGACCGCTATGCCGCGCACAAGCGCTGGTGCGACGAGTACTTCTTCCTCAAGCACCGCAACGAGACCCGCGGCGTGGGCGGGCTGTTCTTCGACGACCTGCACGCCGACTTCGAGCGCGACTTCGCCTACCAGCGCGCGGTCGGCGACGGTTTCCTGGACGCCTACCTGCCGATCGTCGAGCGCCGCCGCGCGCTGCCGTGGGGCGAGCGCGAACGCGAGTTCCAGCTGTACCGGCGCGGGCGCTACGTCGAATTCAACCTGGTCTACGACCGCGGCACCCTGTTCGGCCTGCAGAGCGGCGGCCGCAGCGAGAGCATCCTGATGAGCCTGCCGCCGCGGGTGCGCTGGGAATACGGCTTCCAGCCCGAGCCGGACAGCGCCGAGGCGCGCCTGGCCGAGTACCTGGTGCCGCGCGACTGGCTGGCATGAGCGCGCCGCGCCGCGTGCCGCTGCCGTCGAGCGTGCTGGGACGCGAGGAGAAGGCGCGCATCGCCGAGCAGCTGCAGCGCTACCTGCGCGAGGAGCTGCAGCAGGAGGTCGGCGGTTTCGAGGCGGAGTTCCTGCTCGATTTCGTCGCCGACCGCATCGGCGCGCAGTTCTACAACCGCGGCCTGCAGGACGCGCGCACCCTGCTCGCCGCCCAGCTGGACGCGCTGGACGATGCGCTCTACCAGCTCGAGCAACCGACCGAGCCGCGCCGCTGACGCGGCGACCCCGCTCTTTGTAGGAGCGGCTTCAGCCGCGACCGGGCCGTACCGGGAACGCCCCGGTCGCGGCTGAAGCCGCTCCTACAAGGTCTCCAGGGATCGTGCCCCTTCAACCACCCTTGCTGGTGAGGATGGTGATGTGGCCGTTGGTTTCCAGCAGCGCCAGCTTGACCTCGTCCAGCTGCAGGCAGCCCTGCTGGCGCATCGCCGCCTCGAAGTCGGCGTTGCTGACCAGCTCGCGGCGCAGCACCTGGCGGAACACGTGGCCGTCGCGCGCCAGCACCACCGGCTCGCCTTCGATCAGGCGCTCGGCGCGCGCGCTGCGCGAGGTGATCAGGCCGACCGCGAAGTTCAGCGCGATCAGCGTCGCCGCCAGCAACAGGCCGCCGCCGAGCGAGGTGTCCTCGCCGAGCAGGGCGTTCTGGACCGCGTTGCCGAGCAGCACGATCAACAGCATGTCGAACGGTGTCAATTGGCCCATCGCGCGCTTGCCCGAGACCCGCACCATGGTCAGCACCACCACGTACACCACCACCGCGCGGAAAATGAATTCCCACCACGGCATCGACAGATGGAAAAGATCGGGCATCGCACGCTCGCAGGCTGGTTGAGCCGCGAGCTTACGCCGGCGGCGATGGCGTTACACTGGATTTTCCCGCGCGCAATAAAAAGCCCCGCGGACCAGGGGGAGGTCGGCGGGGCCAGGGAACGGAGACTTGGGGAGGAGTCGCCGTTCCTAGATCTGCTCCAGGGGATGGGAGGAGATCCGCGACAGGTATTGCGCCTGTCGAGGGATATAAAAACATTTTGCACCTTGCTAGTTCGTGAAGATTTTAGTTAAAAATTCATCGGATTAAGGACCGATTCATTCGCCAAATCCAACGCAACGCAAGGTTCCAGAAACAACTGCTGTTTATAGGATGGATCTGTGCGCAAGAACGCAGCGGCATGCCGTTCGTGATGCGGATTGGATCCCGAAACCGCGCGTTGTCCGCAATGTGGTGCATCCATGCTCCAGCATCGCGGCGATCCGCGACCGCATTGGCGCGATGACGCCGATGCCGCTCCCGGCGTAGACAACGCTGCCGCGCCGCCCGGGATCTGCCGCCGGGGCGTCCCCGGTTCCGAATGAAGGCGTTCAGGGCGTCTGGCGGCTTCGCGCGCACGGCCGACCGCCGTAGTTGGCCCAGGCGATCGCCCTGTGCCGACCGGACGCACGCGCCGCCGCCCGCGCCGCCCGAATCCCCAATCCCCAATCCCCAATCCCGAGCCTAGTGCGCCTCGTCCCAGTTGTCGCCGACGCCGCTGTCCACCACCAGCGGCACCTTCAGCTCGGCGGCGCCGGCCATCAGCCGGGTCACTTCGGGCAGCAGCGTGTCGACGAAGTCGGCGTCGGCCTCGAACACCAGTTCGTCGTGCACCTGCAGGATCATCAGCGCGCGCGCGCGGTGCTGCTCCAGCCAGGCGTCTACGGTGACCATGGCGCGCTTGATGATGTCCGCGGCGGTGCCCTGCATCGGCGCGTTGATCGCGGCGCGCTCGGCGCCGGCACGCAGGCCCTGCTGCTTGGCGTTGATGTCGTTCAGGTACAGGCGACGGCCGAACAGGGTCTCCACGTAGCCCTGGGTGCGCGCCTGCTCGCGCATGCGCTCCATGAAGTCGCGCACCCCGGGGTAGCGGCTGAAGTACAGCGCCACGTAGTCCTGCGCCTCGCCGCGGCCGATGCCCAGGTTGCGGGCCAGGCCGAACGCGCTCATGCCGTACATCAGGCCGAAGTTGATCGCCTTGGCGGCGCGGCGCTCGTTGCCGGTGACGTCCTCGAGCTTGCGCCCGAACACCTCCGCGGCGGTGGCGCGGTGCACGTCCACGCCGGCGCCGAAGGCGCGCAGCAGGCCCGCGTCCTCGGACAGGTGGGCCATGATCCGCAGTTCGATCTGCGAGTAGTCGCAGGCGATCAGCTTGCGCCCGGGCGGGGCGACGAAGGCGCGGCGGATGCGGCGGCCGTCGTCGGTGCGGATCGGGATGTTCTGCAGGTTCGGATCGGCCGAGGACAGGCGTCCGGTGGCGGCGCCGGCCTGGTGGTAGCTGGTGTGCACGCGGCCGGTGTCGGGATTGATCATCTCCGGCAGCTTGTCGGTATAGGTGCTGCGCAGCTTGGCCAGGCCGCGGTACTCCAGGATCACCCGCGGCAGTTCGTGCTGCTCGGCGATCGCCTCCAGCGCCTCCTCGTTGGTGCTGGGCTGGCCCTTGGGGGTCTTCAGCAGCGCCGGCAGCTTCAGTTCGTCGAACAGCACCGCCTGCAGCTGCTTGGGCGAGTCCAGGTTGAAGGTGCGCCCGGCCAGCGCGGTGGCCTTCTGCTGCGCGGCCAGCATGCGCTGGCTCAGGTCCTGGCTCTGCTTGCGCAGTTCGGCCATGTCCACGCTGACGCCGTTGGCCTCGATCCGCGCCAGCACCGGCACCAGCGGCATCTCGATCTCGCGGTAGACCCGGGCCAGCGCCGGCTCGGCCTCCAGCTGCGCGGACAGCGCGCGGTGCAGGCGCAGGGTGATGTCGGCGTCCTCGGCGGCGTAGCCGGTGGCGTCGTCGATGGCCACCTGCGAGAACGCGATCTGCTTGGCGCCCTTGCCGGCCACGTCCTCGTACTTGACCGTGTCGTAGCCCAGGTAGCGCCGCGCCAGCGAGTCCATGTCGTGGCGGCTGGCGGTGGAATTGAGCACGAAGCTCTCCAGCATGGTGTCGTCGGCGTAGCCGCGCACGTCCACGCCGTGGCGGCGCAGCACGTGCAGGTCGTACTTGCCGTGCTGGCCGACCTTGGCCTTGGCCGGGTCCTCCAGCAGCGGTTTCAGCGCCGCCAGCGCCAGGCTGCGGTCCAGCTGCACCGGCGCGCCGGGGTAGTCGTGGCCCAGCGGCAGGTAGTCGGCGCGGCCCGGTTCGATCGCGAAGCTGAGCCCGACCAGGTTGGCGCGCATCGCGTCCAGCGCGTCGGTCTCGGTATCGAAGGCGAAGCCGGCAGCCGCGCGCAGGCGCGCGAGCAGGTCCTCGAACTGCTCCGGGGTCATGACCGCGGCGTACTCGCCCTTGGCGGCCAGCGCCGGGTCCAGCGTGTCGTCGATGGGCGCGGCGGCACGGGCGTAGCCGGCGGCGGTGCCGCGCAGGCTGGGCGTGACCTCGGCGGCGCCGGCCGGAGCGGCCACGCCGCCGTCCAGGTCGCGCAGCGCCTGGGTGAAGCCGTAGCGCTGGTACAGGCCGCGCAACTGCTCCGGGTCCTGTTCGCGCAGGCCCAGGGTGCGCGGGCCGCCGGGCAGGGCCACGTCGGTCTTGATCGTGACCAGCTCGCGGTTCAGCGGCAGCCGCGCCAGCGCCGCGCGCAGGTTCTCGCCGATCTTGCCCTTGATCGCGTCGGCGTTGGCCATCACCCCGTCCAGCGAGCCGTATTCGGCCAGCCACTTGGCCGCGGT carries:
- the polA gene encoding DNA polymerase I, whose amino-acid sequence is MSRLVLIDGSSYLYRAFHALPPLTNPAGEPTGALFGVVNMLRATLKERPEYVAFVVDAPGKTFRDDLYAQYKANRPPMPDELRAQVEPMCQIVHALGITILREGGVEADDVIGTLALQGAGDGLEVTISTGDKDFAQLVRPGVQLVNTMSGSRMDSDAAVMEKFGVWPSQIVDLLALMGDAIDNVPGVDKCGPKTAAKWLAEYGSLDGVMANADAIKGKIGENLRAALARLPLNRELVTIKTDVALPGGPRTLGLREQDPEQLRGLYQRYGFTQALRDLDGGVAAPAGAAEVTPSLRGTAAGYARAAAPIDDTLDPALAAKGEYAAVMTPEQFEDLLARLRAAAGFAFDTETDALDAMRANLVGLSFAIEPGRADYLPLGHDYPGAPVQLDRSLALAALKPLLEDPAKAKVGQHGKYDLHVLRRHGVDVRGYADDTMLESFVLNSTASRHDMDSLARRYLGYDTVKYEDVAGKGAKQIAFSQVAIDDATGYAAEDADITLRLHRALSAQLEAEPALARVYREIEMPLVPVLARIEANGVSVDMAELRKQSQDLSQRMLAAQQKATALAGRTFNLDSPKQLQAVLFDELKLPALLKTPKGQPSTNEEALEAIAEQHELPRVILEYRGLAKLRSTYTDKLPEMINPDTGRVHTSYHQAGAATGRLSSADPNLQNIPIRTDDGRRIRRAFVAPPGRKLIACDYSQIELRIMAHLSEDAGLLRAFGAGVDVHRATAAEVFGRKLEDVTGNERRAAKAINFGLMYGMSAFGLARNLGIGRGEAQDYVALYFSRYPGVRDFMERMREQARTQGYVETLFGRRLYLNDINAKQQGLRAGAERAAINAPMQGTAADIIKRAMVTVDAWLEQHRARALMILQVHDELVFEADADFVDTLLPEVTRLMAGAAELKVPLVVDSGVGDNWDEAH
- a CDS encoding cytochrome ubiquinol oxidase subunit I; amino-acid sequence: MDAVLLSRIQFGFVISFHVLFPAFTIGLSSWLAFLEWRWLRTRDTLWRDLYFFWLKIFAVSFGMGVVSGIVMSFQFGTNWSVLSERAGNILGPLLSYEVLTAFFLEASFLGVMLFGWRKVPEKLHFLSTCLVAVGTLISTFWILSANSWLHTPAGYAIVDGVFQPASWREVIFNPSFPYRLAHMVLAAFITTCFVIGGVSGWYLRRGVHVQVAGRMLKLAVAFAAIAVPLQIAAGDAHGLNTLEHQPIKVAAMEAHWQREAPGAGVPLVLFAVPNEQAERNDYEVKIPRVGSLILTHTLDGEIAPLTSVRADERPPVKPVFYAFRIMVGLGMAMLLLAFVSLWFWWRGTLLRRRWLHLAWNAMLPAGFVALLAGWFVTEIGRQPYVIYGLLRTSDAGSAISPAMVWVSLGVYVAAYAFVFGFGGWYILKMLRRGPLPHEPEPQLHDGDKTPARPISAAGDDLEETR
- a CDS encoding DUF2164 domain-containing protein, coding for MSAPRRVPLPSSVLGREEKARIAEQLQRYLREELQQEVGGFEAEFLLDFVADRIGAQFYNRGLQDARTLLAAQLDALDDALYQLEQPTEPRR
- a CDS encoding DUF421 domain-containing protein, translating into MPDLFHLSMPWWEFIFRAVVVYVVVLTMVRVSGKRAMGQLTPFDMLLIVLLGNAVQNALLGEDTSLGGGLLLAATLIALNFAVGLITSRSARAERLIEGEPVVLARDGHVFRQVLRRELVSNADFEAAMRQQGCLQLDEVKLALLETNGHITILTSKGG
- a CDS encoding prolyl oligopeptidase family serine peptidase, producing the protein MRRVPLCLVLLSLSCLAPLAAAQEAAAPLTIEQAMADPDWIGPPVEAAWWAWDGRQVQYQLKRAGSPVRDTYRQGVDGAAAQRVEDTQRSTLDAADPVYDAARQRMLFVRNGDVFLRDLRSGALTQLTRSNEAAARPQFTTDGGALWRVGNDWYRWSAGGGTLQAAVLKAERDPDAAPKPDALREQQLRTLETLARDRAQRDLARQQEQAWRRADGSRAPAPVYLGEDVAIDDSALSPDGRHLLVVTHAKGGDEGRDGKMPKYVTESGYEEFQETRTRVGRNPPLAQTLWLVDVAAGSARKLDAGALPGIDADPLAALRKAAKQEPLKGPRAVRVETDGDGTGAAIHWSADGRNVAVLLRAVDNKDRWIASVDLDKATLQNRHRLTDAAWIGWNFNDFGWLADNQTLWLLSEQSGYSHLYTQRGTDKPRQRTSGKWEVSAPVATADGQGFLFLCNRKWPGDYEVCKLDLRDDRVSELTALDGVEDFALSPDGQQLLVRYSGSYLPPQLAVLPVAGGSARVLTDTRSAAFKARDWIQPQYVQVPSRHGAGVVWGKYYGPRHPEPGKRYPIVMFVHGAGYLQNVSARYTPYFREQMFHNLLVQKGYVVLDLDYRASAGYGRDWRTAIYRNMGHPELEDYLDGLDWLVADKQGDRDRAGIYGGSYGGFMTYMALFRSPGTFKAGAALRPVGDWTQYNHEYTANILNTPELDPEAYRASSPIEYAAGLRDHLLIAHGMIDDNVFFRDSVSMSQKLIELHKDNWEIAPYPLERHGFTRADSWLDEYKRVLKLFEQQLK
- the hemF gene encoding oxygen-dependent coproporphyrinogen oxidase — protein: MTEFDRVRDYLTGLQDRICAAIEAADGRARFAEDLWQRAEGGGGRTRILRDGALFEQAGIGFSDVSGTRLPPSASVNRPELAGASWRATGVSLVFHPHSPYLPTTHANVRFFRAERDGQTVAWWFGGGFDLTPYYPFDEDVHHWHRTAQALCAPFGADRYAAHKRWCDEYFFLKHRNETRGVGGLFFDDLHADFERDFAYQRAVGDGFLDAYLPIVERRRALPWGEREREFQLYRRGRYVEFNLVYDRGTLFGLQSGGRSESILMSLPPRVRWEYGFQPEPDSAEARLAEYLVPRDWLA